One genomic region from Geotrypetes seraphini chromosome 13, aGeoSer1.1, whole genome shotgun sequence encodes:
- the RABIF gene encoding guanine nucleotide exchange factor MSS4, with the protein MESDSGLVSPAGNNMKAVLCQRCASKVLLPGSARYCRRELFLPSMKKKNALVADGSPDGDMLTDHWLVDDMYTFENVGFTKDIGNIKYLVCADCEIGPIGWHCLEDKKSFYVALERVKHE; encoded by the exons ATGGAGTCCGACAGTGGTTTGGTATCACCGGCGGGAAACAATATGAAAGCGGTCTTGTGTCAGCGCTGCGCCTCTAAGGTGTTGCTCCCCGGATCAGCGCGGTACTGCCGTAGAGAG CTTTTCCTTCCATCCATGAAGAAGAAGAATGCATTAGTGGCTGATGGTTCCCCAGATGGAGACATGTTGACTGATCACTGGCTTGTGGATGATATGTATACTTTTGAAAATGTTGGCTTCACCAAGGACATTGGCAACATAAAATATCTAGTCTGTGCAGATTGTGAAATTGGACCAATTGGCTGGCACTGCTTAGAAGATAAAAAGAGTTTTTATGTGGCCTTGGAACGTGTGAaacatgaataa